In Kitasatospora sp. NBC_00240, the following are encoded in one genomic region:
- a CDS encoding DUF4442 domain-containing protein → MARKRTMTAATFRRGINLWPPFLCAGIRVLSVADDFRFAKVRLRLGRLNRNYVGTHFGGSIFAMTDPFWMLLVMQNLGRDYVVWDAAAEISFVSPGRGDIFAEFTLTDDRLAEIRELTQDGKKALIWFDTEVVAADGSVVARVRKQVYVRQKRDRGVPTG, encoded by the coding sequence ATGGCACGTAAGCGCACCATGACCGCCGCGACCTTCCGGCGTGGGATCAACCTCTGGCCGCCCTTCCTCTGCGCAGGCATCCGGGTGCTGTCGGTCGCTGACGACTTCCGCTTCGCGAAAGTCCGGCTCCGGCTCGGCCGGCTGAACCGCAACTACGTCGGTACCCATTTCGGCGGCTCGATCTTCGCGATGACCGATCCGTTCTGGATGCTGCTGGTCATGCAGAACCTCGGCCGGGACTACGTGGTGTGGGACGCCGCCGCCGAGATCAGCTTCGTCTCGCCGGGACGCGGCGACATCTTCGCCGAGTTCACGCTGACCGACGACCGGCTCGCCGAGATCCGCGAGCTGACCCAGGACGGCAAGAAGGCCCTGATCTGGTTCGACACCGAGGTGGTGGCGGCGGACGGCTCGGTCGTCGCGCGGGTACGCAAGCAGGTGTACGTCCGGCAGAAGCGCGACCGGGGCGTGCCCACGGGCTGA
- the xerC gene encoding site-specific integrase — protein sequence MAKRNPNGAGTVTRRKDGRYQAAVYVPQPDGTRARKFVYGATWDECDRARQELVDRDRQGIATPTRSARLSEWLPYWLEHFIQPQRKRTTQAKYETHVRLYLVPLLGSKGLESLSPRDVRTFLAKVTTQASAATAKEAHRVLRSALTAACRDELIVRNVAMLVPPPRVTSREVTPWSLDQTLTFLSAGRQDPLYAAFVLAVALGMRRGEIVGLKWSEVDLENRVLVIREQVQRVRGELYADTTKSGKRRPVPLPRICVAALRWHRMRQAEIRRTAGEKWEESGYIFTTRTGRPIEPTNLYRSFVRVSESAGVPVIRLHDARHGCATLLVACGVPPRVVMEILGHSQIGLTMNVYTHVAQDTQRLALDNMDRLLKRRH from the coding sequence ATGGCCAAGCGCAACCCCAACGGGGCCGGCACCGTCACCCGCCGCAAGGACGGCCGGTACCAGGCCGCGGTCTACGTCCCGCAGCCCGACGGCACTCGGGCCCGCAAGTTCGTCTATGGCGCGACCTGGGACGAGTGCGACCGCGCGCGTCAGGAGCTGGTCGACCGCGACCGGCAGGGCATCGCGACGCCCACCCGGTCGGCGAGGCTCTCCGAGTGGCTGCCCTACTGGTTGGAGCACTTCATCCAGCCCCAGCGCAAGCGCACGACGCAGGCCAAGTACGAGACGCACGTGCGGCTCTACCTGGTCCCGCTGCTCGGCTCGAAGGGGCTGGAGTCGCTGAGCCCGCGCGATGTGCGGACGTTCCTGGCGAAGGTCACCACGCAGGCCAGCGCCGCCACGGCCAAGGAGGCGCACCGGGTTCTGCGGTCCGCGCTCACCGCGGCCTGCCGGGACGAGCTGATCGTGCGCAACGTGGCGATGCTGGTCCCGCCGCCCCGGGTGACCAGCCGGGAGGTCACGCCGTGGTCCCTCGACCAGACGCTGACCTTCCTCTCGGCCGGTCGGCAGGACCCGCTGTACGCCGCGTTCGTGCTGGCGGTCGCGCTCGGCATGCGGCGCGGTGAGATCGTGGGGCTGAAGTGGTCCGAAGTAGACCTGGAAAACCGGGTGTTGGTGATCCGGGAGCAGGTGCAGCGGGTCCGCGGGGAGCTGTACGCGGACACCACCAAGAGCGGCAAGCGCCGGCCGGTGCCGCTCCCCCGGATCTGCGTGGCGGCGCTGCGCTGGCACCGGATGCGGCAGGCCGAGATCCGGCGGACGGCCGGCGAGAAGTGGGAGGAGTCCGGGTACATCTTCACCACCCGGACCGGACGGCCGATCGAGCCGACCAACCTCTACCGCTCGTTCGTCCGGGTCTCGGAGTCGGCCGGCGTGCCGGTGATCCGGCTGCACGATGCTCGGCACGGGTGCGCGACGCTGCTCGTCGCCTGCGGGGTCCCGCCGCGGGTGGTGATGGAGATCCTGGGGCACAGCCAGATCGGGCTGACGATGAACGTCTACACCCACGTGGCTCAGGACACCCAGCGTCTGGCGCTCGACAACATGGACCGGCTGCTCAAGCGCCGCCACTGA
- a CDS encoding helix-turn-helix domain-containing protein: MTTATPEALTVPEVMAALRVGRSTVYDLIRRKTLASFTIGRCRRISVDSLAAYIRNQTEDNA, translated from the coding sequence ATGACGACCGCCACGCCTGAAGCCCTGACCGTGCCCGAGGTCATGGCCGCGCTCCGGGTCGGCCGGAGCACCGTCTACGACCTCATCCGACGCAAGACCCTCGCCAGCTTCACCATCGGTCGCTGCCGCCGAATCTCCGTCGACAGCCTCGCCGCCTACATCCGCAACCAGACCGAGGACAACGCCTGA
- a CDS encoding zinc ribbon domain-containing protein — MPRYDFRCRSCGATFELRRAMAQANDPAVCPQGHPDTVKLLSTVAVTGVGGGSAAPQQAPSGGGGGCCGGGCCG; from the coding sequence ATGCCTCGTTATGACTTCCGCTGCCGCTCCTGCGGCGCCACGTTCGAGCTCCGCCGCGCGATGGCCCAGGCCAACGATCCGGCCGTGTGCCCGCAGGGGCACCCCGACACCGTCAAGCTGCTCTCCACCGTCGCCGTGACGGGCGTGGGCGGCGGCTCGGCCGCACCGCAGCAGGCCCCCTCCGGTGGAGGCGGCGGCTGCTGCGGTGGCGGCTGCTGCGGCTGA